The Natronosporangium hydrolyticum nucleotide sequence CGCGATAGCCCTGGTCATACCCGCCGCCGTACTGGTCGTGGCCCTCGGCGCCGCCGGGCTGACCGGGACCGGCCGGATAGCCGCCCGTCGCGTAGCTGCCGCCCGAGTAACCACCAGCCTGATAACCGCCGGAATCGTAGCCGCCAGAGTCATAACCGCCAGAGTCATAACCGGCCGCACCGTAGCCGCCGCCCGACTGCTCGTAGCTCGGCTGGCCGTAATTACCCGACTGCTCGTAGCCGGCGCGCTGGTCGTAACCGCCGGACTGGTCGTAACCGCCGGACTGGCCATACCCGCCCGACTGGTCGTAACCGCCCGACTGGCCATACCCGCCCGACTGGTCGTAACCGCCGGACTGGCCATACCCGCCCGACTGGTCGTAACCGCCGGACTGGTCGTAACCGCCGGACTGGCCATACCCGCCCGACTGGTCGTAGCCACCGAAGTGGCCGGTCGGCTCGTCATACCCGCCCCGCTGCGGCTCCTGTTCATAGCCGCCGCCCCGCTGCGGCTGCTGCGCATAGCCGCCGGTGTCGTAGCGAGTGCCGGCGTCGTACCCGCCGCGCTGGTCGTAGCCACCATGCTGATCCGCACCATGACCCTGGTCGTAGCCGCGCCGGCCGCCGCGCTCCTCCGGCTGGCCACCGCCCCGGCGGCCGTACTGGGTCGGCTCGTCATACCCGCCGCGTGGTGGGGCCTGCTCGTAACCGCCGGTGTCGTAGCGGGTGCCGCCGTCGTCGTAGCCGTTCGCCGGCCGACCCTGGCCACGTTGGGTGTACGGGTCGGGTCCGTAGCCCGCACCCGACTCGGGGCGCCCGGGCGGCCCCGACCGCGGGCCCCCAGCTGGGCCACCGGAGCCGGGTCGACCCACCATGGTCGGGTCCCCGTATCCGGTGCCGCTGCTCTGCGCGGCACCGCCGTAGACCTCGGTGGACTGGCCGGCGCCGTAGGTGGGGGCGGCGGATCGTGGCGGAGGAGGGGTGCCCGGGACCGGCGGTCGGGGCCCGGCCGGGTCGCCGCCGGGCGGCCCGCCAGCGGGGGGTCCGCCAGCGTCGGTGGCGCGCGGGATCATGGCCGTCGCGTCGGCCGCTCCCGCCCGCGGCTGCAACGCGGTCGCGTCGGCGGCACCAGCCCGCGGGATCAGGCTGGTCTCGGCGTTCGCCATCGCCGCGGTCGGCCCGATCGCCGTGGCCGGTCCGGCGCTGCGAACCTGGGTCGGGGTCGGGTGGTAGACCCCCCGGCTGCCCGGCGTCGGCCCCGGACCATCCGGCCCGGAGGTCGGGTCGTCGGCATGACCGAAGCCCTCGTCACCCTCGTCGCCCTCCTCTTCGGCGGCCTCCTTGCGCCGCCGGTAGATCAGCAGCGCGATGGCGCCCACGCCCAGGAGTACGAGCAAGATGCCGAGAAAGATCATCAGTCGGGTGAAGAAGCTCAACCCGGAGGAGGTGGGTTCTTCCACTGCCGCCGCCGCTGGCGTGGTGCTCGCTTCCGGGCTGGGGCTCGGGCTGGCGCTCGGGGAAGGGCTCGGGGTGGCGGTGTCGCGCAGGGTCAACTGCACGTCCCGCAGCGACTCCCCAGCACCGACCGAGAAGGTGCCGGACTCGCCCTCGAACCCCTCCT carries:
- a CDS encoding carboxypeptidase regulatory-like domain-containing protein; protein product: MTGLRSALRVAVVAVIGTALLAAPVGPAHAQEGEPNLNIGGIGGIDLQVGGGQQTVQVQVENRGDGPAQGATLTMTLPLTDLGVHITSAPGGCDISGNGSRMDCQLDIPPGQSFSGQVQIAVHGNSNLQSGESRSGNAEVTVSNGGRQQFSVRLQGPDAPPSVAEVSGFVTDISTGERISNAEVLLVDGQGVDLSTTTNDNGEFRFADGNIAPGSIGLRPRKEGFEGESGTFSVGAGESLRDVQLTLRDTATPSPSPSASPSPSPEASTTPAAAAVEEPTSSGLSFFTRLMIFLGILLVLLGVGAIALLIYRRRKEAAEEEGDEGDEGFGHADDPTSGPDGPGPTPGSRGVYHPTPTQVRSAGPATAIGPTAAMANAETSLIPRAGAADATALQPRAGAADATAMIPRATDAGGPPAGGPPGGDPAGPRPPVPGTPPPPRSAAPTYGAGQSTEVYGGAAQSSGTGYGDPTMVGRPGSGGPAGGPRSGPPGRPESGAGYGPDPYTQRGQGRPANGYDDGGTRYDTGGYEQAPPRGGYDEPTQYGRRGGGQPEERGGRRGYDQGHGADQHGGYDQRGGYDAGTRYDTGGYAQQPQRGGGYEQEPQRGGYDEPTGHFGGYDQSGGYGQSGGYDQSGGYDQSGGYGQSGGYDQSGGYGQSGGYDQSGGYGQSGGYDQSGGYDQRAGYEQSGNYGQPSYEQSGGGYGAAGYDSGGYDSGGYDSGGYQAGGYSGGSYATGGYPAGPGQPGGAEGHDQYGGGYDQGYRGGGYGDEGGYQDPNQPGGPPRRSAPPADRRRSDDWFDRPQG